In one Sporichthya brevicatena genomic region, the following are encoded:
- a CDS encoding enoyl-CoA hydratase, with product MDTARDGVRYEDLKDGVVRIVLDRPETRNAQDKAMLYALNDAFDEAGADDDVKVVVLAADGPHFSSGHDLRDAGSPMTPFEPVSCWGGFELPGAEGWMAVEEEIYLGLCRRWRNFPKPTIASVQGKAIAGALMLVWVCDLVVAADNAQFSDPVVAFGVGGVEYFAHPWELGPRKAKEMLFTGAAVTADEAHRLGMVNHVVPRPELDEFTLDLARAIASKPSMGLKLAKQAVNQALDAQGQWTALQTAFGLHQLAHSHNMQRFGSLLDPAGLGPFATDASRIVPPGHQRVRDQLGDSETGP from the coding sequence ATGGACACCGCACGCGACGGCGTTCGCTACGAGGACCTCAAGGACGGTGTGGTCCGCATCGTCCTCGACCGCCCCGAGACCCGCAACGCGCAGGACAAGGCCATGCTCTATGCGTTGAACGACGCCTTCGACGAGGCGGGCGCGGACGACGACGTGAAGGTGGTCGTGCTCGCGGCCGACGGGCCCCACTTCTCCTCCGGCCACGACCTGCGCGACGCGGGTTCGCCGATGACGCCGTTCGAGCCGGTGAGCTGCTGGGGTGGGTTCGAGCTTCCCGGCGCCGAGGGCTGGATGGCCGTCGAGGAGGAGATCTATCTCGGACTGTGCCGGCGGTGGCGCAACTTCCCGAAGCCGACCATCGCGTCGGTGCAGGGCAAGGCGATCGCCGGCGCCCTCATGCTGGTCTGGGTCTGCGACCTGGTGGTGGCGGCCGACAACGCTCAGTTCTCCGATCCGGTGGTCGCGTTCGGAGTCGGTGGCGTCGAGTACTTCGCCCACCCCTGGGAGCTGGGGCCCCGCAAGGCCAAGGAAATGCTGTTCACCGGCGCCGCTGTCACCGCCGACGAGGCCCACCGCCTCGGCATGGTGAACCACGTCGTCCCCCGGCCCGAACTCGACGAGTTCACTCTCGACCTGGCTCGCGCGATCGCATCCAAACCGTCCATGGGCCTGAAACTCGCCAAGCAGGCCGTCAACCAGGCACTCGACGCCCAGGGCCAGTGGACCGCGCTCCAGACCGCGTTCGGGCTCCACCAGCTGGCGCACTCCCACAACATGCAGCGCTTCGGCTCGCTCCTCGACCCCGCGGGTCTCGGGCCGTTCGCCACCGACGCATCGCGAATCGTGCCGCCCGGGCACCAACGAGTCAGGGACCAGCTCGGAGATTCCGAAACTGGCCCCTGA
- a CDS encoding SDR family NAD(P)-dependent oxidoreductase translates to MPYESLRNKVAVVTGAAGGIGRETAHRLAADGAKVFCVDIDDKGALATVDEITAAGGTADAQGADVSSADDVEQAVTAAVTRFGKLDVMVNIAGVEHFAAVTEMLEADFERVLRINLLGTWLGTKYAAAAMTGGGSIINMSSLAGVVGFPGLTAYCASKAGVIMVTKTASIELRAASIRVNVVCPAFIDTPMQRRAMSVFDQMLGADGASIPMIERMQGRMGQPSDVTGTIAFLASDDASLTTGTTFVIDGGTSACLS, encoded by the coding sequence ATGCCTTACGAGAGCTTGCGGAACAAGGTCGCCGTCGTGACCGGGGCCGCCGGCGGGATCGGCCGGGAGACGGCCCACCGCCTGGCCGCCGACGGGGCGAAGGTCTTCTGCGTCGACATCGACGACAAAGGTGCACTCGCCACGGTGGACGAGATCACGGCCGCCGGCGGCACCGCCGACGCCCAGGGGGCAGACGTCTCGTCGGCCGACGACGTCGAGCAGGCCGTGACCGCGGCGGTGACCCGCTTCGGGAAGCTCGACGTGATGGTCAACATCGCCGGGGTCGAGCACTTCGCCGCGGTGACGGAGATGCTCGAAGCCGACTTCGAACGGGTGCTCCGCATCAATCTGCTGGGCACCTGGCTCGGCACCAAGTACGCCGCCGCCGCCATGACCGGGGGCGGCAGCATCATCAACATGTCCTCACTCGCCGGAGTGGTGGGCTTTCCGGGTCTCACCGCCTACTGCGCCTCCAAGGCCGGCGTCATCATGGTGACGAAGACCGCCTCCATCGAGCTTCGGGCGGCCAGCATCCGGGTGAACGTCGTCTGCCCGGCGTTCATCGACACCCCGATGCAGCGCCGGGCAATGAGCGTGTTCGACCAGATGCTCGGAGCTGACGGTGCGTCAATACCGATGATCGAGCGGATGCAGGGCCGGATGGGTCAACCGTCCGACGTCACCGGAACGATCGCCTTCCTCGCCTCCGACGACGCGAGCCTGACCACCGGAACCACCTTCGTCATCGACGGTGGCACCAGCGCCTGCCTGTCCTGA
- a CDS encoding enoyl-CoA hydratase/isomerase family protein: MATTTSLTRKGAVAWIRLEGADQLNAIGTGTCADLVAHLDEIEPDPTVRALVISGAGRGFCAGADIAELGGFADASEFETFITVFAAALDRLAASRLPVVAAIHGLALGGGLELALACDVRVAAPGSRLGLPEAKLGVLPGAGGTQRLPRLVPPGVVAELLMLGNLIEAERALALGLVNRIVAEDALLTDVAVLADELAAGAPLVHAAAKELLASTATMNLADGIVAERRASTALFASADGREGFAAFLARRRPDFTGR, translated from the coding sequence ATGGCCACCACGACATCGCTGACCCGCAAGGGCGCCGTCGCCTGGATCCGGCTCGAGGGTGCCGACCAGCTCAACGCGATCGGTACCGGCACCTGCGCCGACCTGGTGGCGCACCTCGACGAGATCGAACCGGACCCGACCGTCCGGGCGCTGGTCATCTCCGGCGCGGGACGGGGGTTCTGCGCCGGCGCCGACATCGCAGAGCTCGGCGGCTTCGCCGATGCCTCCGAGTTCGAAACCTTCATCACCGTGTTCGCGGCGGCGCTCGATCGGCTGGCCGCCAGCCGCCTGCCCGTGGTGGCCGCAATCCACGGCCTCGCGCTCGGCGGCGGTCTCGAACTCGCTCTGGCCTGCGACGTCCGGGTCGCCGCGCCGGGGTCGCGCCTGGGCCTCCCCGAGGCGAAGCTCGGCGTCCTGCCGGGCGCCGGCGGTACGCAGCGTCTCCCGCGCCTCGTGCCGCCCGGCGTCGTGGCGGAGCTGCTCATGCTCGGCAACCTGATCGAGGCCGAACGCGCCCTCGCGCTCGGGTTGGTCAACCGCATCGTCGCCGAGGACGCCCTGCTCACCGACGTCGCCGTTCTGGCGGACGAACTCGCCGCCGGGGCACCGCTGGTGCACGCCGCGGCGAAGGAACTCCTGGCGTCGACCGCCACCATGAACCTCGCCGACGGCATCGTCGCGGAGCGCCGGGCCTCCACCGCGCTGTTCGCGTCCGCGGACGGACGTGAGGGGTTCGCGGCGTTCCTCGCCCGGCGCCGCCCGGACTTCACCGGTCGGTGA
- a CDS encoding glucose 1-dehydrogenase gives MGDLSGRVALVTGGAGGIGRAVCRALAAAGATVAVCDLDGEAAAATAKDLGDGHGAYSADISDSTAVADLVARATRELGPIGILVNNAGIDKIERFVDSTEATWRTIVDVNYLGTVIVTRAVLDAMLEQGFGRIINIGSDAGRVGSSGEVVYSGTKGAIIAFGKALAREVASKGITVNTVCPGPTDTALLQQVADHNQKMYDALAKAVPMRRIGAPEDVAPAVAFFAGPGASFITGQTLSVSGGLTMAG, from the coding sequence ATGGGTGACCTCAGCGGCCGGGTGGCCCTGGTGACCGGTGGCGCCGGCGGGATCGGCCGAGCCGTCTGCCGCGCTCTCGCGGCGGCGGGGGCCACGGTCGCCGTGTGCGACCTCGACGGCGAGGCCGCCGCGGCAACGGCAAAGGACCTCGGCGACGGTCACGGCGCCTACTCCGCCGACATCTCCGACAGCACCGCCGTCGCCGACCTCGTGGCCCGCGCCACGCGCGAGCTGGGCCCCATCGGGATCCTGGTGAACAACGCCGGCATCGACAAGATCGAGCGCTTCGTCGACTCCACCGAGGCCACGTGGCGGACGATCGTCGACGTCAACTACCTCGGCACCGTGATCGTCACGCGCGCCGTCCTCGACGCGATGCTCGAGCAGGGTTTCGGGCGCATCATCAACATCGGCTCCGACGCCGGACGGGTCGGCTCCTCGGGCGAGGTCGTCTACTCCGGTACCAAGGGGGCCATCATCGCGTTCGGCAAGGCGCTCGCCCGCGAGGTCGCGTCCAAGGGGATCACCGTCAACACCGTCTGCCCCGGACCGACCGACACAGCGCTGCTGCAACAGGTGGCCGATCACAACCAGAAGATGTACGACGCCCTTGCGAAGGCCGTTCCCATGAGGCGCATCGGCGCCCCGGAGGACGTCGCCCCGGCTGTGGCCTTCTTCGCCGGACCCGGCGCATCCTTCATCACCGGCCAGACGCTGTCGGTCAGCGGCGGCCTGACGATGGCCGGGTAG
- a CDS encoding PucR family transcriptional regulator: MVRDLTRSHPRCKDELDRLAKILVSDLDRVSAAVVTRVLTEIPELGSPDSETSWETTMASGIGNIGALMSMMTYGVPANAGIEPPEGALEFFRAMIGRGADITAILRAYRIGHAELWNQWMRVVSEGIENLEDLPEILTVSSAHMFSYMDSVCERLVAEYEPERRRQLTSAAAQRVATAQAIVAGEDVDVDSAGARLNYRLRRHHVALVLWPASRRVEAQGTEGLERYAFALAEELGTECPLLVPASRGCVWAWLGAADARRLAPVIAAEPPPAGVAVAAGAVGHGLEGFRESHRQAVEARRVCGLRERPPTDVVHYRSVSLLAALCTDPASAQRFLVSELGELNGPDEATRRLRTTLGTFLEVGSSHARAARVLGIHQKTVAYRVHRAEDLLGYRITDRRAPLEAALLLSAFLEG, from the coding sequence GTGGTACGTGATCTGACCCGCAGTCACCCGAGGTGCAAGGACGAACTCGACCGCCTTGCCAAGATTCTGGTCTCCGACCTCGACCGGGTCTCGGCGGCCGTCGTCACCCGCGTGCTGACCGAGATCCCCGAACTCGGGAGCCCCGACAGCGAGACGTCGTGGGAGACCACGATGGCCAGCGGGATCGGCAACATCGGCGCCCTGATGTCGATGATGACCTACGGCGTCCCGGCCAACGCCGGGATCGAGCCGCCCGAGGGCGCGCTCGAGTTCTTCCGGGCGATGATCGGCCGGGGTGCGGACATCACCGCCATCCTGCGTGCCTACCGGATCGGCCACGCCGAACTGTGGAACCAGTGGATGCGGGTCGTCTCGGAGGGGATCGAGAACCTCGAGGACCTGCCCGAGATTCTGACGGTGTCGTCAGCCCACATGTTCAGCTACATGGACTCGGTCTGTGAGCGGCTCGTGGCGGAGTACGAGCCCGAGCGTCGCCGTCAGCTCACCAGCGCCGCCGCGCAACGAGTGGCCACCGCCCAGGCGATCGTCGCCGGTGAGGACGTCGACGTCGACTCCGCCGGCGCGCGGCTCAACTATCGGCTCCGTCGTCACCATGTCGCCCTCGTCCTGTGGCCCGCGTCCCGGCGCGTCGAAGCTCAAGGCACCGAGGGCCTGGAGCGCTACGCCTTCGCACTCGCCGAGGAACTCGGGACAGAGTGCCCGCTGCTCGTTCCCGCCTCGCGAGGTTGTGTGTGGGCCTGGCTCGGCGCAGCCGATGCCCGCCGGCTGGCCCCGGTGATCGCCGCCGAGCCGCCGCCCGCCGGTGTGGCCGTGGCCGCGGGCGCCGTCGGTCACGGGCTCGAGGGCTTCCGGGAGAGCCACCGTCAGGCCGTCGAGGCCCGCCGTGTGTGCGGGCTGCGGGAACGCCCTCCGACCGATGTCGTTCACTACCGCTCGGTCTCCCTTCTCGCCGCCCTGTGCACCGATCCCGCGTCCGCGCAACGATTCCTGGTGTCGGAACTCGGCGAGCTGAACGGCCCCGACGAGGCCACCCGACGGCTGCGGACGACGCTGGGCACGTTCCTGGAGGTCGGCAGCAGCCACGCCCGGGCGGCCCGCGTACTCGGCATCCATCAGAAGACGGTCGCCTATCGCGTGCACCGGGCCGAGGACCTGCTGGGCTACCGCATCACCGACCGGCGGGCCCCGCTGGAGGCGGCGCTGCTGCTGTCGGCGTTCCTGGAGGGATGA
- a CDS encoding enoyl-CoA hydratase/isomerase family protein: protein MSHWYSEFPSLQFSRSEAGVLEIVLEAPGLNSVGPQMHRDLADVWPAVESDDDVRAVVVRGAGTAFSSGGNFELLDNMINDYASRMRIMREARDLVFNVLNCSKPIVSAVCGPAVGAGLVVAVLADISVVGRTARIIDGHTRLGVAAGDHAAICWPLLAGMAKAKYYLLTCEPLRGEEAERIGLVSKCVDDDVVVETATRIATQLAEGAPTAIRWTKHSLNHWYRMLGPAFEASLGLEFLGFGGPEVREGLAAHLEKRAPVFATATAGA from the coding sequence ATGTCGCACTGGTACTCCGAGTTCCCCAGTCTGCAGTTCTCCCGCAGCGAGGCGGGGGTGCTGGAGATCGTGCTCGAGGCGCCGGGACTCAACTCCGTCGGGCCCCAGATGCACCGCGACCTCGCCGACGTCTGGCCGGCTGTCGAAAGTGACGACGACGTCCGCGCCGTCGTGGTTCGTGGCGCCGGTACGGCGTTCTCGTCGGGCGGGAACTTCGAGCTGCTGGACAACATGATCAACGACTACGCCAGCCGGATGCGAATCATGCGCGAGGCCCGCGACCTGGTCTTCAACGTTCTCAACTGCTCCAAGCCGATCGTCTCCGCCGTGTGCGGCCCGGCGGTGGGCGCGGGTCTGGTCGTGGCGGTGCTCGCCGACATCTCGGTGGTCGGACGGACGGCCCGGATCATCGACGGGCACACGCGCTTGGGGGTCGCCGCCGGTGATCACGCTGCGATCTGCTGGCCGTTGCTCGCCGGCATGGCCAAGGCGAAGTACTACCTGTTGACCTGTGAACCCCTGCGCGGCGAGGAGGCCGAGCGCATCGGCCTGGTCTCGAAGTGCGTCGACGACGACGTGGTCGTCGAGACGGCGACGCGCATCGCGACGCAGCTCGCGGAGGGTGCACCAACCGCCATCCGGTGGACGAAGCACAGCCTCAACCACTGGTACCGCATGCTGGGGCCGGCCTTCGAGGCGTCACTGGGCCTGGAGTTCCTCGGCTTCGGCGGGCCGGAGGTGCGCGAGGGCCTGGCGGCGCACCTCGAGAAGCGTGCGCCCGTGTTCGCCACGGCGACGGCGGGGGCCTGA
- a CDS encoding SDR family NAD(P)-dependent oxidoreductase has translation MGKLDGRVALVTGSGRGIGREIALKLAADGAAVVVNDLDDAPAKETVAAIEEAGGRAVACAGSVTTDGFAERFVSTAVDEFGGVDILVNNAGYTWDSVIQKMTDEQWDAILDVHLKAPFRILRAAQPVIAAAAKAEKAAGDPVRCRKVVNISSLAGTGGNACQANYSAAKAGVLGLTKTMAKEWGRYNVTVNTVAFGFIKTRLTAAATDGATIDVDGREIAVGMSPALVSALEQMIPLGRGGTPEEAAGAVYLLCLPESDYVSGQTLLCGGGFDM, from the coding sequence ATGGGCAAGTTGGACGGCCGGGTCGCCCTGGTCACCGGTTCTGGCCGCGGCATCGGCCGCGAGATCGCGCTCAAGCTGGCTGCGGACGGCGCCGCCGTGGTCGTCAACGACCTCGACGACGCGCCCGCCAAGGAGACGGTCGCCGCGATCGAAGAGGCGGGCGGCCGAGCGGTGGCCTGTGCCGGGAGCGTCACCACCGACGGCTTCGCCGAGCGGTTCGTCTCGACCGCGGTGGACGAGTTCGGCGGCGTCGACATTCTGGTCAACAACGCCGGCTACACCTGGGACTCGGTCATCCAGAAGATGACCGACGAGCAGTGGGACGCGATCCTCGACGTGCACCTCAAGGCGCCGTTCCGCATCCTGCGCGCGGCGCAGCCCGTGATCGCGGCGGCCGCGAAGGCGGAGAAGGCCGCCGGGGACCCGGTCCGCTGCCGCAAGGTCGTCAACATCTCCTCGCTCGCGGGTACGGGAGGCAACGCCTGCCAGGCGAACTACTCGGCGGCCAAGGCCGGTGTCCTCGGGCTGACGAAGACCATGGCCAAGGAATGGGGCCGGTACAACGTTACGGTCAACACCGTGGCGTTCGGTTTCATCAAGACCCGCCTCACCGCCGCGGCGACCGACGGCGCCACGATCGACGTCGACGGACGCGAGATCGCGGTCGGGATGAGTCCCGCCCTCGTCTCCGCACTGGAGCAGATGATCCCGCTGGGTCGCGGCGGCACACCGGAGGAGGCTGCGGGCGCGGTCTACCTCCTCTGCCTCCCGGAATCCGACTACGTCAGCGGGCAGACGTTGCTCTGCGGCGGCGGTTTTGACATGTGA
- a CDS encoding GNAT family N-acetyltransferase codes for MNKTWPVRLVEGPVALRPLRMRDGQPWHELRRANHAWLAPWEASRPVDEAPEMTFAHMVRRLRAEARAGRTMPFAVTYAGNFVGQLTVSGITWGSLCAAHIGYWIDKGHAGRGIMPTAVALATDHCLLTMGLHRIEICIRPENANSRRVVEKLGFREEGLRPAYLHIDGAWRDHLVFVVTAEEVPGGLLPRWRASMVSGRPSPREQ; via the coding sequence ATTAACAAGACCTGGCCGGTGCGACTCGTCGAGGGTCCGGTCGCCCTGCGCCCCCTGCGGATGCGCGACGGCCAGCCCTGGCACGAGCTCCGCCGCGCCAACCACGCCTGGCTCGCGCCGTGGGAGGCGAGCCGTCCGGTCGACGAGGCGCCGGAGATGACGTTCGCCCACATGGTCCGCCGCCTGCGGGCCGAGGCGCGGGCCGGCCGGACGATGCCGTTCGCGGTGACCTACGCGGGGAACTTCGTCGGGCAGCTGACGGTCTCGGGCATCACGTGGGGTTCGCTGTGCGCGGCCCACATCGGCTACTGGATCGACAAGGGCCACGCGGGCCGGGGCATCATGCCGACCGCCGTCGCGTTGGCCACCGACCACTGCCTGCTGACGATGGGCCTGCACCGGATCGAAATCTGCATCCGGCCCGAGAACGCGAACAGCCGCCGCGTCGTCGAGAAGCTCGGCTTCCGCGAGGAGGGCCTGCGCCCGGCCTACCTCCACATCGACGGCGCGTGGCGCGACCACCTCGTCTTCGTCGTCACCGCGGAGGAGGTTCCGGGCGGTCTGCTGCCGCGCTGGCGGGCGTCGATGGTGTCCGGCCGCCCGTCGCCGAGAGAGCAGTAG
- a CDS encoding MogA/MoaB family molybdenum cofactor biosynthesis protein, with protein MSSPRALVITCSNRAAAGVYEDRGGPILSAGLTELGFAVDGPQVVPDGEPVFEALTAGVAAGYDVILTTGGTGLTPGDHTPEVTRRVIEREVPGIADAIRRHSQDKVPTSMLSRGLAGVAGQTLIVNLPGSPGGCKDGIAVLSPILRHAVDQIGGGDH; from the coding sequence GTGAGCTCGCCCCGGGCGCTGGTGATCACCTGCTCGAACCGGGCGGCGGCCGGGGTGTACGAGGACCGCGGCGGGCCGATCCTGTCCGCGGGGCTGACCGAGCTCGGGTTCGCCGTCGACGGCCCGCAGGTCGTGCCCGACGGGGAGCCGGTGTTCGAGGCGCTGACCGCGGGGGTCGCGGCCGGGTACGACGTCATCCTCACCACCGGCGGCACCGGCCTGACGCCCGGCGACCACACGCCGGAGGTCACCCGCCGGGTGATCGAGCGCGAGGTGCCGGGGATCGCGGATGCGATCCGTCGGCATTCCCAGGACAAGGTGCCGACGTCCATGCTCAGCCGTGGACTCGCGGGCGTCGCCGGGCAAACCCTGATCGTGAACCTGCCCGGCTCGCCGGGTGGCTGCAAGGACGGGATCGCGGTGCTCTCGCCGATCCTGCGGCACGCGGTGGATCAGATCGGGGGAGGTGACCATTAA
- a CDS encoding CaiB/BaiF CoA-transferase family protein: protein MTCDEGRSGPLDGIVVVAIEQAVSAPFATRHLGDLGARVIKVERVGGGDFARDYDDEVAGMGSHFVWINRNKESLALDFAATEGRAILEDLIAGADVVVQNLAPGGAAKLGLSAAQLVERYPSLIACDVSGYGEGGPYGERRAYDLVVQAESASIATTGWADRPAKPGIPIADLSAGIYAFSSILAALYQRERTGEGRAISVSLFDAISEWMGYSIYFTQGSGRRHVPNGVSHPSLSPYEAFPTVDGRQVVVAVQNDREWSRLATQVLGRPDLVADPRFATSSARTAHRGEVTEVCANVLRELTLDQAVKLLDAAGIACGRVNYPEELLVHAQHEARDRWRAVDSPVGPIRSLLPPPVATGWTHRMDPIPDVGSHTVAILRGLGRSDAEIAALVAAGVVGPAPDGNDQTGDDRGSR from the coding sequence TTGACATGTGACGAGGGCCGTTCCGGTCCCCTCGACGGCATCGTCGTCGTCGCCATCGAGCAGGCGGTGAGCGCGCCGTTCGCGACGCGCCACCTCGGTGACCTCGGTGCCCGCGTGATCAAGGTGGAACGGGTGGGCGGCGGCGACTTCGCGCGCGACTACGACGACGAGGTGGCCGGAATGGGCTCTCACTTCGTTTGGATCAACCGCAACAAGGAGTCGCTGGCGCTGGACTTCGCGGCGACCGAGGGGCGGGCGATTCTTGAGGACCTGATCGCCGGCGCCGACGTCGTGGTGCAGAACCTGGCGCCGGGCGGTGCGGCGAAGCTCGGCCTCTCGGCGGCGCAACTCGTGGAGCGGTATCCCTCCTTGATCGCGTGCGACGTCTCGGGCTACGGCGAAGGTGGTCCGTACGGCGAGCGGCGCGCGTACGACCTGGTAGTGCAGGCCGAGAGCGCTTCGATCGCGACGACCGGCTGGGCGGACCGTCCCGCCAAGCCGGGCATCCCGATCGCCGACCTCAGCGCCGGTATCTACGCGTTCAGCAGCATCCTCGCCGCGCTCTACCAACGCGAGCGGACCGGCGAGGGCCGGGCCATTTCGGTCAGCCTCTTCGACGCGATCTCCGAGTGGATGGGTTACAGCATCTACTTCACGCAGGGCAGCGGTCGCCGGCACGTTCCCAACGGGGTCAGTCACCCCTCGCTCTCGCCGTACGAGGCCTTCCCGACCGTCGACGGCCGCCAGGTCGTGGTGGCGGTCCAGAACGACCGGGAGTGGTCACGCCTGGCGACCCAGGTGCTGGGGCGACCGGACCTGGTCGCCGACCCACGGTTCGCCACCAGCTCGGCACGCACGGCTCATCGCGGCGAGGTCACCGAGGTCTGCGCCAACGTGCTGCGCGAGCTGACGCTGGATCAGGCGGTGAAGCTGCTCGACGCGGCGGGGATCGCCTGCGGCCGGGTGAACTATCCGGAGGAGCTCCTCGTCCACGCTCAGCACGAGGCACGCGACCGCTGGCGCGCGGTGGACTCGCCCGTCGGCCCGATCCGGTCCCTGCTGCCCCCTCCCGTCGCGACGGGGTGGACCCACCGCATGGATCCGATCCCTGACGTCGGCAGCCACACCGTCGCGATCCTGCGGGGGCTCGGCCGAAGTGACGCCGAGATCGCCGCCCTGGTGGCGGCAGGTGTGGTGGGGCCGGCCCCCGACGGGAACGACCAGACAGGAGACGACCGTGGAAGCCGATGA
- a CDS encoding LLM class flavin-dependent oxidoreductase, producing MKLGMFLMPSHPPERPLADGTRWDLDVIRRADELGYTEAWVGEHFTVAWEPCPAPDLMIAQALMETSRIVLAPGAHLLPYHHPAELAHRVAYLDHLAQGRLMLGVGAGGIPSDWALFQVDGMAGVNRKMMWEALDILLKFWTDPDPFVFKGDFWTVTRPEPMLDGLMQSHIRPFQTPHPPIGIAALSPKSDTLRVCGQRGFMPLSLNLGDAYVAGHWPMVEAGATEAGRVAQRSDWRVVRDVFVADTDEEAIGWAAASMGRMADEYVLPVLRSFGMISLVKHDPDVPDEDVNGDYLARNCWLVGTPDTVVSRIERLAATTGGFGTLLQLGYDYLDDPGPWFRSMELMANEVMPRVAHL from the coding sequence ATGAAACTCGGGATGTTCCTCATGCCGTCGCACCCGCCGGAGCGGCCGTTGGCCGACGGGACGCGCTGGGATCTCGACGTCATCCGCCGGGCCGACGAACTCGGCTACACCGAGGCCTGGGTCGGCGAACACTTCACGGTGGCCTGGGAGCCGTGCCCGGCCCCCGATCTGATGATCGCTCAGGCACTGATGGAGACGAGCCGGATCGTCCTGGCGCCCGGAGCGCACCTGCTGCCGTACCACCATCCGGCCGAGCTGGCCCATCGCGTCGCCTACCTCGATCACCTCGCGCAGGGCCGTCTCATGCTCGGTGTCGGCGCGGGCGGGATCCCGTCCGACTGGGCGCTGTTCCAGGTGGACGGCATGGCCGGGGTGAACCGGAAGATGATGTGGGAGGCCCTCGACATTCTCCTCAAGTTCTGGACCGACCCGGACCCCTTCGTGTTCAAGGGGGATTTCTGGACCGTGACCCGCCCGGAGCCGATGCTGGACGGGCTGATGCAGTCACACATCCGCCCGTTCCAGACGCCGCACCCCCCGATCGGGATCGCCGCGCTGAGCCCCAAGTCCGACACCCTGCGGGTCTGCGGGCAGCGTGGCTTCATGCCGCTCAGCCTCAACCTCGGTGACGCCTACGTGGCCGGCCACTGGCCCATGGTCGAAGCGGGAGCGACCGAGGCCGGTCGGGTCGCACAGCGATCCGACTGGCGGGTCGTGCGGGACGTCTTCGTCGCCGACACCGATGAGGAAGCTATCGGCTGGGCGGCCGCGAGCATGGGTCGGATGGCCGACGAGTACGTCCTGCCGGTCCTTCGGTCCTTCGGGATGATCTCGCTGGTCAAGCACGACCCGGACGTACCCGATGAGGATGTCAACGGCGACTACCTCGCGCGGAACTGCTGGCTGGTCGGGACTCCGGACACGGTCGTGTCTCGGATCGAGCGGCTGGCGGCCACCACCGGGGGCTTCGGAACGCTGCTGCAGCTCGGCTACGACTACCTCGATGACCCCGGCCCCTGGTTCCGGTCGATGGAGTTGATGGCGAACGAGGTCATGCCGCGCGTGGCTCACCTCTAG
- a CDS encoding nuclear transport factor 2 family protein produces MTTNEQVVRGFCEAWLRRDLDEILSYVTDDMIYHNIPVPVVEGRENVALVFKYFLELMPHIDLEITNLMVEGNKVFTERIDRMTAVAGGHTDLPVGGYFEIRDGKIAVMHEYFNLATFEDEVGFKLTG; encoded by the coding sequence TTGACAACCAACGAGCAGGTCGTCCGAGGCTTCTGTGAGGCCTGGCTGCGCCGCGATCTCGACGAGATTCTCTCCTACGTGACCGACGACATGATCTACCACAACATCCCGGTCCCGGTGGTCGAGGGACGGGAGAACGTCGCCCTGGTGTTCAAGTACTTCCTGGAGCTGATGCCCCACATCGACCTGGAGATCACCAACCTCATGGTCGAGGGCAACAAGGTATTCACCGAGCGGATCGACCGGATGACCGCCGTCGCGGGCGGGCACACCGACCTTCCGGTGGGCGGCTACTTCGAGATTCGCGACGGGAAGATCGCCGTGATGCACGAGTACTTCAACCTGGCCACGTTCGAGGACGAGGTCGGGTTCAAGCTCACCGGCTGA
- a CDS encoding MaoC/PaaZ C-terminal domain-containing protein, whose translation MTVLDDASVGTELPALRIPPISRTTLALFAGASGDTNPIHLDHLIAKSAGMDDVFAHGMLSMAYLARLLTDIAPQERLRSYGVRFAAITPVEAEPTCTAKVVAIEEVDGERRATLELIAALPDGTTTLAGSAVVALA comes from the coding sequence ATGACCGTTCTCGACGACGCGAGCGTCGGCACCGAGTTGCCGGCCCTGCGCATCCCCCCGATCTCCCGCACGACCCTGGCCCTGTTCGCCGGTGCCTCCGGGGACACCAACCCGATCCACCTGGATCACCTGATCGCGAAGTCAGCCGGCATGGACGACGTCTTCGCCCACGGCATGCTCTCGATGGCCTACCTGGCCCGGCTGCTCACCGACATCGCACCGCAGGAACGACTCCGTTCCTACGGAGTGCGGTTCGCCGCGATCACTCCCGTGGAGGCCGAGCCGACCTGCACGGCGAAAGTGGTCGCCATCGAAGAGGTCGACGGAGAACGCCGCGCGACTCTTGAGCTGATCGCCGCTCTCCCCGACGGCACGACGACCCTCGCGGGCAGCGCTGTCGTCGCGCTCGCCTGA